Genomic DNA from Thiosocius teredinicola:
GTGCGGGCGGAAGGGTAAACTGTTCGCGCGGGCTGTCCCGCTCATCTGTTCAACGTGCCTCCCTTGGACTGGACTCTCTTCTTCAGCGCCTTCCTCTCCGCCACGCTGCTACCCGGCAGTTCTGAGGCCTTGCTGCTGCTGCGCATCGAGCAGGGCGGCGGGGATCCCGCAGCCTTGGTCGTGGTTGCCGCCGTCGGCAATCTGCTCGGCAGCCTGTCGACCTATGCGATCGGTCGCGGCGGCAATCTGGTGTTGCAGCGCTGGTTGCGCATCGATGAGGGTGCGCTACGCCGCGCCGAGCGGTGGTTTCAACGGTGGGGTACGCCGACGCTGTTGCTCGCCTGGCTACCGGTCGTTGGTGATCCCTTGTGCCTGGCCGCCGGCCTGCTGCAAGTGCGCCTTTGGTTGTTCACCGTCATGGTCGCCATCGGCAAATTCGCGCGCTACGC
This window encodes:
- a CDS encoding YqaA family protein, yielding MPPLDWTLFFSAFLSATLLPGSSEALLLLRIEQGGGDPAALVVVAAVGNLLGSLSTYAIGRGGNLVLQRWLRIDEGALRRAERWFQRWGTPTLLLAWLPVVGDPLCLAAGLLQVRLWLFTVMVAIGKFARYAVLAWLVV